A window of the Schlesneria paludicola DSM 18645 genome harbors these coding sequences:
- a CDS encoding flagellar basal body L-ring protein FlgH, with the protein MTRRNWLLVCLTAIEVSICQLSFADSIWERRAPHAAYLFMDNRARRVGDLLTVMVNESTDASNTEQRKMAKDTAASGKFNFAGKTSGASAGQAAAAALSIDQSADRSFQGSAQYQSNRQLLDGLMVTVVDVLPNGNLVVEGSRRRRVSNETRWLRVTGVVRPNDIMIPNMINSQSIADINIVYEGGGTESRFTNQGWVGRLTNKLWPY; encoded by the coding sequence ATGACTCGACGAAATTGGTTGCTGGTCTGCCTTACCGCGATTGAAGTTTCAATCTGCCAGCTGAGTTTTGCGGATTCAATTTGGGAACGGCGTGCCCCTCACGCTGCCTATTTGTTTATGGACAATCGCGCCCGCCGCGTCGGCGACCTGTTGACGGTAATGGTCAACGAATCCACGGATGCGTCAAACACTGAACAGCGCAAGATGGCGAAGGATACGGCAGCATCGGGCAAGTTCAACTTTGCCGGCAAGACATCGGGGGCATCGGCCGGACAAGCTGCAGCGGCTGCGCTGAGTATTGATCAGAGCGCTGATCGGTCGTTCCAGGGAAGTGCCCAGTACCAAAGCAATCGCCAACTGCTGGACGGTTTGATGGTGACTGTCGTCGATGTCCTTCCCAACGGGAATCTGGTTGTCGAAGGCTCGCGACGGCGACGTGTATCCAACGAAACACGCTGGCTGCGAGTCACCGGTGTCGTTCGTCCGAACGACATCATGATCCCCAACATGATCAATTCTCAATCCATCGCAGACATCAACATTGTGTACGAAGGCGGTGGAACAGAATCCCGCTTCACGAACCAGGGCTGGGTTGGTCGTCTGACGAACAAACTTTGGCCGTATTAA
- the flgA gene encoding flagellar basal body P-ring formation chaperone FlgA — protein sequence MGILRIIAASTLSAVVLVGLTPMGSVAKEPAPKSSRPVRRELVQLMLRSNVHVQGRVVRLGDIATISGGELQLREHLKRLDLEDTLLEGESVTITPSQIEFRLRVAGVALDNVSIRGSAVRVTSNGFAATNEVHVVSDTSSEPGVVKPESFEAEKSSTTEEGPLEHALLEAAKRCILRKLPWSAEDVEIRLSQPLPPEIRQVRSALGYECQAELRNPGAAIGRVHLRLVAQGVEKQTIDVVTIFDVRHYDTVVLTTRPLERGHKLTVADLYTDRQDVTDLTDYSSRTAELVGMTTKRAMRPLTPLRQIDIESTVQANGAILVKRRDSVRIVGRLGAVSVIATGEALQEGRLGELIRLRNTDSNTNVQGRVTGPGEVEILF from the coding sequence ATGGGGATCTTACGAATCATCGCCGCCAGCACGCTGTCCGCGGTTGTTCTTGTCGGTTTGACACCGATGGGTTCCGTCGCGAAAGAGCCTGCGCCGAAAAGCAGCCGCCCCGTACGCCGCGAGCTGGTCCAATTGATGCTTCGTTCGAATGTTCACGTTCAAGGTCGAGTCGTACGACTGGGGGATATTGCGACCATCAGTGGCGGGGAACTCCAACTTCGCGAACACCTCAAACGCCTGGATCTCGAAGACACGCTGCTCGAAGGCGAAAGCGTGACAATTACGCCCTCGCAAATTGAGTTTCGGTTGCGGGTTGCCGGCGTCGCTTTGGACAACGTTTCGATCCGCGGAAGTGCGGTTCGCGTCACGTCCAACGGATTCGCCGCGACGAACGAAGTCCACGTGGTCAGCGACACCTCGTCCGAGCCCGGCGTTGTCAAACCGGAATCATTCGAAGCCGAAAAGTCTTCGACCACCGAAGAAGGGCCTCTCGAACACGCGCTGCTCGAGGCCGCGAAACGCTGCATCCTGCGAAAGTTACCCTGGTCGGCCGAGGATGTCGAAATCCGGCTGTCGCAACCCCTGCCGCCGGAAATTCGTCAGGTTCGCTCCGCATTGGGATACGAGTGCCAGGCCGAACTGCGAAATCCAGGAGCGGCCATCGGGCGCGTCCATCTGCGGCTTGTTGCGCAAGGTGTGGAAAAGCAAACGATCGACGTCGTCACAATATTTGACGTACGTCATTACGACACCGTTGTCCTGACGACGCGACCACTGGAACGCGGTCACAAGCTGACGGTTGCAGATCTCTATACGGATCGGCAGGACGTGACAGACCTCACGGATTACTCATCGCGGACGGCCGAACTTGTTGGGATGACAACGAAGCGGGCGATGCGGCCGCTGACTCCCCTGCGGCAGATCGACATCGAATCGACAGTGCAGGCCAATGGCGCGATTCTTGTCAAACGCCGTGATTCGGTGCGGATCGTGGGGCGTCTGGGAGCGGTGAGCGTGATTGCGACGGGTGAAGCGCTTCAGGAAGGACGTCTGGGTGAGCTGATCCGCCTGCGAAATACGGATTCCAATACGAATGTTCAAGGTCGCGTGACCGGACCGGGCGAAGTCGAAATCCTCTTCTAG
- the flgG gene encoding flagellar basal-body rod protein FlgG, producing the protein MMKSLYTSATGMQAHQTVVDTTANNLANVDTTGFKRSQVEFQDLLYQTVRAAGTQGAIGYEVPTGIQIGSGVRIAGTSKVFTPGVLENTNNDFDLSIQGQGFFQILMPNGEFRYTRDGSFRTNSTGNLVTADGYSINPPITIPADTLSMTVGSDGTVSVITAGAPTTATTVGNIALTRFPNPSGLSSEGRNLFAETSASGPQLQGIPGSNGLGSLTQGFLERSNVQVVTELIRLITAQRAFEASQRCVLTSDQMLQTTNNMIR; encoded by the coding sequence ATGATGAAATCACTGTACACGAGCGCGACTGGCATGCAGGCGCATCAGACGGTCGTCGATACGACCGCCAACAACCTGGCCAACGTCGACACGACCGGATTCAAACGCAGCCAAGTCGAATTTCAAGACTTGCTGTATCAAACCGTCCGTGCGGCCGGTACCCAGGGTGCGATCGGCTACGAAGTTCCGACCGGGATTCAAATCGGTAGCGGTGTTCGCATCGCGGGGACATCCAAGGTCTTCACACCTGGTGTGCTCGAAAATACCAACAACGATTTCGATCTCTCGATTCAAGGTCAGGGCTTCTTTCAGATTCTGATGCCCAACGGCGAATTCCGGTACACCCGCGATGGTTCGTTCCGCACGAATTCCACAGGCAATCTGGTGACGGCCGACGGCTACAGCATCAATCCACCCATTACGATTCCCGCCGATACGTTGTCGATGACCGTGGGCAGTGACGGAACGGTGTCCGTCATCACGGCAGGTGCCCCCACGACAGCAACGACCGTCGGCAACATCGCACTCACACGTTTTCCCAATCCGAGTGGTTTGTCGTCGGAAGGACGAAACCTGTTTGCAGAGACTTCAGCTTCAGGGCCTCAACTGCAAGGTATTCCCGGATCGAACGGGCTTGGTTCGTTGACTCAAGGCTTCCTGGAACGCTCGAACGTGCAGGTCGTGACGGAACTGATTCGCCTGATCACAGCGCAGCGCGCGTTCGAAGCCAGTCAGCGTTGTGTGTTAACCAGCGATCAAATGCTTCAAACCACGAACAATATGATCAGGTAG
- a CDS encoding flagellar hook-basal body protein, protein MIRGLYSAAGGMQANSLQQDASAHNLSHAMKPGYRREVICFDSIGDREEIIAPRGSLHTDFTQGTMEHTGSQLDVALDGPGFFSVEGPNGPLYTRNGVFQISTRGQLVTPDGLPVQGIGGGVAIPLDVQSLEIQPNGAVLADGNQIGQLRVTGFMNPSELQRAGSSYFQASPGQETTAIATDVRQGYREIGNTTVVQEMVQMISGSRLFEATQRALLQISETISLNTRPR, encoded by the coding sequence GTGATTCGAGGACTCTATAGCGCTGCGGGCGGAATGCAGGCCAACTCCCTGCAACAAGACGCGTCTGCGCACAATTTGAGCCACGCGATGAAGCCCGGATATCGTCGTGAGGTCATTTGTTTTGACTCCATTGGGGACCGCGAAGAGATCATCGCACCGCGCGGATCGCTGCATACCGACTTTACACAAGGGACGATGGAGCACACGGGATCGCAACTAGACGTCGCGCTGGACGGCCCTGGTTTCTTTTCGGTCGAGGGACCAAACGGCCCGCTCTACACCCGCAATGGTGTGTTCCAGATTAGTACTCGCGGACAACTTGTCACGCCCGATGGGTTACCAGTTCAAGGCATCGGCGGAGGGGTTGCGATTCCGCTTGACGTTCAGAGTCTCGAGATTCAGCCCAACGGCGCTGTTCTTGCCGACGGGAACCAGATTGGACAGCTTCGTGTGACGGGATTTATGAACCCCAGCGAGCTGCAACGTGCGGGATCGTCCTATTTCCAGGCGTCGCCTGGGCAGGAAACGACGGCCATCGCCACGGACGTACGACAAGGTTACCGCGAAATCGGTAATACCACGGTCGTGCAGGAAATGGTCCAGATGATTTCAGGATCGCGGCTTTTCGAAGCGACGCAGCGAGCGCTGCTTCAAATCAGTGAAACCATCAGTCTCAATACGCGTCCACGATAA
- a CDS encoding flagellar hook-basal body protein: MLTSLFTASTALDAYQTSLNNTSNNLANINTTAFKASGINFQDLFSSGPNGNQIGNGISVAEISPKGFEQGQTVPTQRDNDLAINGRGFFQVQLQDGQIQYTRDGSFHRDATGRLVTNEGYIVQPPITIPSNTLSTTVAIDGTVSIITSTSAGVPKVIGQIQLAQFANQEGLRIEPGNLYSQTPNSGPPTTGTPGTLGLGRIQQFALEQSNVDVTTELAKMVTTQQAFSANSKVVNASSQMITSTLSLIQ, from the coding sequence ATGCTGACCAGCCTGTTTACCGCATCGACTGCCCTTGATGCGTATCAGACGTCGTTGAACAACACGTCAAACAATCTGGCGAATATCAACACGACGGCGTTCAAGGCCAGTGGTATCAACTTTCAGGACCTGTTCTCGTCTGGTCCGAACGGCAACCAAATTGGGAACGGGATCTCGGTCGCTGAAATCTCGCCCAAAGGATTTGAACAGGGCCAGACGGTTCCCACCCAGCGTGATAATGACCTTGCTATCAATGGACGCGGCTTTTTCCAAGTCCAATTGCAAGACGGGCAGATTCAGTACACGCGGGACGGTTCGTTCCACCGCGACGCGACCGGGCGGCTGGTGACGAACGAGGGCTATATTGTTCAGCCTCCAATCACGATCCCTTCGAATACCCTGTCCACGACGGTTGCGATCGATGGAACGGTTTCCATCATTACCAGTACCAGCGCCGGCGTGCCGAAGGTCATTGGCCAAATCCAATTGGCACAGTTTGCGAATCAGGAAGGCCTACGCATCGAGCCTGGAAACCTGTACAGCCAAACGCCGAACTCGGGACCGCCAACCACTGGAACCCCCGGAACATTAGGGCTCGGGCGAATCCAGCAGTTTGCGCTCGAGCAATCGAACGTCGATGTGACAACAGAACTCGCCAAAATGGTGACGACCCAACAGGCATTCTCTGCAAACTCCAAAGTCGTCAATGCTTCGAGCCAGATGATCACGTCCACGTTGTCGCTCATCCAGTGA
- a CDS encoding carboxypeptidase-like regulatory domain-containing protein, giving the protein MSAAPLWALITGGEGKDLINDPGWPKGAAAVFNTECRVAHWTGPALGGGQNFADCRGDDVAIQRVLEDFAKIDTPLKRVVLRDGTGTSVWLNATRSQGNAKDAKIDWSFMVWNLEARTAQRRLSVRLRSIGKTDPAILAQLEIYTGGSIRWANVSVPDGIDILDQRLEAHGFSKDDGTVLEGNVVDVATRSPLVATLKLQKKSERRPNGEYLYTDLIQVATDAKGHWLLTKVPQEPCRLVLAADGYATRIIGYPKVDNQARWFEYNSGLSKSAAVSGQVVDHQGHPLADVSVDIHDFDVKNTGRYDLLEGETIKTDAGGHFTIKSLPISAANVRVYKPGYVRAGLGQEITIPTTDLKLEMDLSATLLVTVDFADAIPPTNYLVHIAPEGGEQVGKWGGTVAINADRVVKLEHIPADRYVVTGTPNPGRSDQRTDPITIELKMGEHAEIILKAK; this is encoded by the coding sequence ATGTCCGCGGCGCCTTTGTGGGCGTTGATCACGGGGGGCGAGGGAAAGGATCTGATAAACGACCCCGGTTGGCCCAAAGGTGCGGCAGCCGTCTTTAACACAGAATGTCGAGTTGCCCATTGGACGGGTCCCGCATTGGGGGGAGGACAAAATTTCGCCGATTGTCGAGGCGATGACGTCGCCATCCAGCGCGTGTTGGAAGATTTCGCCAAGATCGACACCCCCCTAAAGCGCGTTGTCCTTCGTGATGGAACAGGCACGAGCGTCTGGCTCAACGCCACCCGAAGTCAGGGAAACGCCAAAGACGCGAAAATCGATTGGTCGTTCATGGTCTGGAACCTAGAGGCGCGCACGGCGCAGCGGCGACTTTCAGTGAGACTACGCTCCATCGGAAAAACCGACCCAGCCATTCTGGCGCAATTGGAGATCTATACCGGAGGCTCGATCCGCTGGGCGAACGTGAGCGTCCCAGATGGAATTGATATTCTGGACCAGCGACTTGAGGCCCATGGATTCTCGAAGGACGACGGCACCGTTCTGGAGGGAAACGTGGTCGATGTCGCCACACGATCGCCGCTAGTCGCCACGCTGAAGCTTCAGAAGAAAAGCGAGCGGCGGCCGAATGGCGAATATCTCTATACAGACCTGATTCAGGTTGCGACGGACGCCAAAGGACATTGGCTACTGACGAAAGTGCCACAAGAACCGTGTCGACTTGTGCTCGCGGCAGACGGGTATGCCACGCGAATCATTGGATATCCAAAAGTCGACAACCAAGCTCGTTGGTTTGAGTACAACTCGGGCTTGTCGAAATCTGCTGCGGTGTCGGGACAGGTCGTCGATCATCAAGGACATCCTTTGGCAGATGTCAGCGTGGATATCCATGATTTTGACGTGAAGAATACGGGTCGATATGACCTCCTTGAGGGAGAAACGATCAAGACAGATGCGGGTGGCCACTTCACGATCAAATCCTTGCCAATCAGCGCTGCGAATGTCAGAGTCTATAAACCCGGCTATGTTCGGGCTGGACTGGGACAAGAGATCACAATCCCCACGACGGATTTGAAGCTGGAGATGGACCTGTCGGCTACGCTGCTTGTGACCGTCGATTTCGCGGACGCAATACCACCGACGAATTACCTAGTCCATATCGCGCCGGAAGGTGGGGAACAAGTTGGCAAATGGGGTGGCACAGTAGCCATCAACGCCGATCGGGTCGTCAAGCTTGAGCATATCCCCGCGGATCGATACGTCGTGACAGGCACGCCCAATCCCGGTCGTTCGGATCAACGGACAGACCCCATCACCATTGAATTGAAAATGGGAGAACACGCCGAAATCATTCTCAAAGCAAAGTGA
- a CDS encoding tol-pal system YbgF family protein, with amino-acid sequence MTNQARSEADGIIRSIREFDTTGEIMKTIALRTYIVLIFVLALGRVSSAADDQVIEELRKQIAELKERVSQLEKINAVKTDGDRAQGRVDVQRGKARERMKKDAQVYSQKQLREIESLYQVANQKWQTEEGKNSLKELIQKYDKANRTGCALLYLGQMSKGAEKEEYLNRAIADFSDCWYGDGVQVGPFARWMLALHYRDGEQAEKSKLLMEELKTRYPDAIDHQGKPLSEVINVE; translated from the coding sequence ATGACCAATCAGGCCCGGTCAGAGGCAGATGGCATCATCCGTTCCATTCGCGAGTTCGATACGACAGGAGAGATCATGAAAACGATCGCCTTGCGGACCTACATCGTGTTGATTTTTGTTCTGGCTTTGGGACGTGTGTCATCTGCTGCGGATGACCAGGTCATCGAAGAATTGCGGAAGCAGATTGCGGAACTCAAAGAACGTGTCTCGCAACTTGAGAAGATCAACGCCGTCAAGACTGACGGTGATCGTGCTCAGGGACGCGTTGACGTCCAACGCGGAAAAGCGCGCGAGCGGATGAAGAAAGACGCCCAGGTCTATTCGCAAAAGCAACTCCGTGAAATTGAGAGCCTCTACCAGGTTGCCAACCAAAAATGGCAAACGGAGGAAGGGAAGAACAGTCTGAAAGAACTGATTCAGAAATACGACAAAGCGAATCGCACTGGATGTGCACTGCTCTATCTGGGGCAGATGAGCAAGGGCGCTGAAAAGGAAGAGTATCTCAATCGCGCGATCGCCGATTTTAGCGATTGCTGGTACGGCGATGGTGTTCAGGTGGGACCTTTCGCTCGATGGATGTTGGCACTGCACTATCGTGACGGTGAGCAGGCTGAAAAATCAAAATTGCTCATGGAAGAACTAAAGACACGCTATCCCGATGCCATCGATCACCAGGGGAAGCCTCTGTCGGAGGTGATCAATGTCGAGTAG
- a CDS encoding trypsin-like peptidase domain-containing protein, which produces MTTPRVWQIIVAIVVTAACGGKLVRAESDAVAGGNEPSRPIAKMKEREFRAQQTIQNVLPAIVAVDGPYPKAFQIDRGDHFAAWCASGVIISADGLVLSQWHVSHQGGLAVWRNPGDETDIILQDGRQLKAELLGADPVRDLSLLRIREPGEYPHLKLAKPNSVAQGDWVLKLGHPFGYRPGRGAVARLGRVIYLGESVDLVADCRIFAGDSGGPLLNLDGDVIGIVESSANPQNASWVQPARSGGLMCYTSVSTIERLMPTLLNPPRGDKPEQGIYVPDLPEFRALNSQRRIELSGKVDAQILPAAEWSQGEKTRGAWNSLTEPSSGMLVEVLRGERRVAYGTVIGTDGQILTKASEISDDACCRFTNGEVLSARVVRVDPAWDLALLKVEVSGLRAVELSDQPVRTSGRFVAAPDARGGSIGVGIVSVAQRNLEGPFPSIIRKAAPYHPKAAPPGVLGDSLEGGGLRVKRVKGFAASAGITSGDLILTANDQPIHQTRDLHQAAEQLRPGDTLQIRLVRNDLPVELELPLEEVPYVECPGAGGRYRNSRADDFPCVFEHDIPLLLDECGGPVIDLDGRVIGINIARVGEHGCMAIPADCIKSILLRWKHGDAAPTK; this is translated from the coding sequence ATGACAACGCCGCGCGTCTGGCAAATCATTGTTGCGATCGTCGTCACGGCGGCCTGTGGTGGCAAACTAGTCCGTGCCGAGTCGGATGCCGTGGCTGGTGGAAACGAACCGTCCAGGCCGATCGCGAAAATGAAGGAACGTGAGTTTCGCGCCCAGCAGACCATTCAAAACGTTCTTCCGGCCATCGTGGCCGTCGATGGCCCTTATCCCAAGGCGTTCCAGATCGATCGTGGAGATCATTTTGCCGCCTGGTGTGCTTCAGGAGTGATCATCAGTGCCGATGGTTTGGTCTTGTCGCAGTGGCATGTGTCACATCAGGGGGGACTGGCCGTCTGGCGTAATCCCGGGGATGAGACCGACATCATTCTTCAAGACGGTCGTCAGCTGAAGGCTGAACTCTTGGGGGCCGACCCTGTTCGCGACCTGTCTCTGCTCCGAATCCGTGAACCGGGCGAGTATCCCCATCTAAAACTTGCTAAGCCGAACAGTGTTGCTCAAGGAGATTGGGTACTAAAGCTCGGTCACCCTTTTGGCTATCGCCCCGGTCGAGGTGCGGTGGCTCGCTTGGGACGCGTCATTTATCTCGGGGAATCGGTGGATCTCGTTGCCGATTGTCGGATCTTCGCGGGCGACTCTGGCGGTCCTTTGTTGAATCTCGATGGGGACGTGATTGGAATTGTCGAGAGTTCCGCGAATCCTCAAAACGCGAGTTGGGTTCAGCCTGCCCGGTCAGGCGGCCTCATGTGTTACACGAGTGTCTCGACAATCGAACGGCTGATGCCGACGCTGCTGAATCCCCCGCGTGGCGATAAGCCAGAGCAGGGCATCTATGTTCCCGACTTGCCAGAGTTCCGCGCATTGAATTCCCAGCGAAGGATCGAACTCTCCGGCAAGGTGGATGCGCAGATTCTGCCCGCGGCCGAGTGGTCACAGGGCGAAAAAACGCGAGGGGCGTGGAATTCTCTGACTGAGCCATCGTCAGGAATGCTCGTGGAAGTCTTGCGCGGGGAACGCCGTGTCGCGTACGGAACCGTGATTGGAACCGATGGACAGATTCTGACGAAAGCGAGCGAAATTTCCGATGATGCATGTTGCCGATTTACCAACGGCGAGGTTCTTTCCGCGCGAGTTGTGCGAGTCGATCCGGCGTGGGATCTCGCGCTGCTCAAGGTCGAGGTCTCTGGTCTGCGAGCGGTTGAGTTGAGCGACCAACCTGTGAGAACGTCGGGACGATTCGTGGCGGCTCCCGACGCGCGTGGGGGCTCGATTGGTGTTGGAATCGTGAGCGTGGCCCAACGCAATCTCGAAGGCCCATTTCCGTCGATAATCCGTAAGGCGGCGCCATATCATCCGAAGGCGGCACCCCCCGGCGTTCTTGGCGATTCTCTGGAAGGTGGTGGCTTGCGAGTGAAACGCGTCAAAGGGTTTGCCGCCAGCGCGGGAATCACATCTGGCGATCTCATTCTGACCGCGAACGATCAGCCGATTCATCAAACGCGGGATCTTCACCAGGCTGCCGAACAACTTCGACCTGGCGACACTTTGCAGATCAGGCTGGTGCGAAACGATCTTCCCGTCGAACTGGAACTGCCACTGGAAGAGGTTCCCTATGTTGAATGTCCTGGCGCGGGGGGGCGGTATCGAAATTCGAGGGCGGATGATTTCCCGTGCGTCTTTGAGCACGATATTCCACTGCTGCTCGACGAGTGTGGTGGCCCCGTGATCGATCTCGATGGCCGTGTCATCGGGATCAACATTGCCCGTGTCGGCGAGCACGGCTGTATGGCAATCCCCGCTGATTGCATCAAGTCGATCCTGTTGCGATGGAAACACGGCGACGCGGCCCCGACGAAGTAA
- a CDS encoding sigma-70 family RNA polymerase sigma factor, which yields MSPENQDVRSDEDLVRTFIHQRDHRAMNAIIVRHGPMVMGVCRSILRNPHAADDAFQATFLVLLNKARSIGKPASLGAWLHGIACRIAKRARAQSLRTLRQESRPLEMISTDPGATDPAVMLPNEETLSLIHDEIAQMPERFRVPLILCAVEGELKEDVARRLGWSVGSVKGRLERARDMLQLRLKKRGVILPAAALTTLLAQQATAQVPAALAAATMTAGMQFVSGTLISGTELTANAIQLSQGAIHAMLLEKLKMVVVLACTAGFVVGGSAVMVRAMFAAPPADTVVAQVAQAGPKPSEANSRLPQKSPSNAAHDNAPHWAGLDEAEIDEISLRHLRAVIFAVHAYLDAKKTFPPASVPNPKLAAEKRLSGLVLLLPYLGVRPSFLPEDHPAWQKWHADNDAARKLFNQIDLGKSWDDPANAVAAKTLVTEFVLPSGAPLRNQKGYAMSHIAFVRGTADSDNGAFPLNPSKPLKISDFPDGTSATLALGQIQEKLGPWIAAGPSTARFLIHPSANSKSPTFGSQFPGCAYVASCDGSCYFLDLKRTDKRIVRFMAERADGEVYNPSSDVFRYSTASEWKALGKVAK from the coding sequence ATGAGTCCGGAGAATCAAGACGTCCGAAGTGATGAGGATCTGGTTCGCACGTTCATCCATCAACGGGATCATCGCGCGATGAATGCCATCATCGTGCGACACGGTCCGATGGTGATGGGAGTCTGCCGGAGCATTCTGCGAAATCCGCACGCCGCGGACGATGCCTTTCAGGCAACGTTTCTGGTGCTGCTGAACAAGGCGCGATCGATTGGCAAGCCCGCATCGCTTGGTGCATGGCTGCATGGAATCGCCTGCCGCATCGCGAAGCGAGCCAGAGCGCAGTCACTGCGAACCTTGCGACAAGAATCGAGGCCACTCGAGATGATTTCGACCGATCCGGGAGCGACGGATCCCGCCGTCATGCTGCCCAACGAGGAAACACTGAGTCTGATTCATGACGAGATCGCACAAATGCCGGAACGGTTTCGTGTCCCGCTCATCCTGTGTGCGGTTGAAGGCGAGCTGAAAGAAGACGTGGCCCGGCGGCTTGGCTGGTCTGTTGGATCGGTCAAGGGGCGACTCGAACGTGCACGCGACATGCTGCAGCTTCGACTCAAAAAGCGGGGTGTGATCCTGCCAGCGGCTGCCCTGACGACCCTGTTGGCGCAACAGGCGACGGCGCAGGTTCCCGCCGCGCTCGCCGCCGCAACGATGACTGCCGGAATGCAGTTCGTCTCTGGAACCTTGATTTCAGGGACCGAATTGACTGCGAATGCCATTCAACTGTCCCAAGGAGCGATCCACGCCATGCTGCTTGAAAAACTGAAGATGGTGGTTGTCTTGGCGTGTACGGCAGGTTTCGTGGTGGGAGGATCGGCCGTGATGGTGCGTGCGATGTTTGCCGCCCCGCCGGCCGACACGGTGGTGGCTCAAGTCGCTCAAGCGGGGCCCAAACCGTCGGAAGCAAACTCCCGCCTGCCTCAAAAATCACCGTCGAATGCCGCGCATGACAACGCCCCCCATTGGGCGGGTCTTGACGAGGCCGAGATTGACGAAATCTCGCTACGTCATCTGCGTGCGGTCATCTTTGCCGTTCACGCGTATCTCGATGCAAAAAAGACGTTCCCGCCGGCGAGTGTTCCCAATCCGAAACTGGCTGCGGAAAAACGTCTGAGTGGACTGGTATTGCTGCTCCCGTATCTCGGAGTCCGTCCGTCATTCCTGCCCGAAGACCACCCTGCATGGCAGAAATGGCATGCCGATAACGATGCGGCGCGGAAACTGTTCAATCAGATCGATCTGGGAAAATCCTGGGATGATCCTGCAAACGCCGTGGCGGCAAAGACGCTTGTCACCGAGTTTGTCTTGCCGAGCGGAGCACCGCTTCGCAATCAAAAGGGCTACGCGATGTCTCACATTGCGTTTGTTCGGGGGACTGCCGATTCCGACAACGGCGCCTTTCCGCTGAATCCTTCGAAACCACTGAAGATTTCCGACTTCCCCGACGGGACATCGGCGACACTCGCCCTCGGGCAGATTCAAGAAAAGCTGGGGCCCTGGATCGCGGCCGGTCCGTCGACGGCCCGGTTCCTGATTCATCCTTCAGCGAACAGCAAATCTCCGACCTTTGGAAGTCAGTTTCCCGGCTGTGCCTATGTCGCCAGTTGTGATGGGTCCTGCTATTTCCTGGATCTCAAACGTACGGACAAACGAATCGTCCGCTTCATGGCCGAGCGTGCCGATGGTGAAGTCTACAATCCAAGTTCGGATGTCTTCCGGTACTCGACCGCGTCGGAATGGAAAGCCTTGGGAAAGGTCGCAAAATGA